In one window of Vulpes vulpes isolate BD-2025 chromosome 1, VulVul3, whole genome shotgun sequence DNA:
- the KCTD15 gene encoding BTB/POZ domain-containing protein KCTD15 isoform X2, which produces MTMIKISFSPAPSRPGAGPGAAWPAGGGRGRGRGRGAGRGARGAGPGAALPGGPRRRPRRAGSPGGGGGARRIRVAERGRRGRAELIATLILCPAAQPSPEPGVAARSRSRPPRRAGNWSRSLPSRPGSAAAGRAPRPGAGGRPCRRHPGRPLEGAEGERRREGGRAAGARREAAAAAAAAARREEARRGRAGRGGPGAPRREGPREAGAGAGGVGGGRVGGERESNSRTRPERPARRARRRGCARDRRLRGAGAAPGPGPEPDPPLRLRVVSGERCVVQHRCVGRRLRWRFWWRRKAWGFQWFMSGNSPGHRRQSKAKESNLT; this is translated from the exons ATGACAATGATTAAAATCAgcttctcccccgccccctcccggcccggAGCAGGCCCGGGCGCCGCGTGGCcggccggcggggggcgcgggcgggggcgcggccggggcgcggggcgcggggcgcggggcgcggggccgggcgcggcgcTCCCGGGAGGGCCCCGGCGGAGGCCGCGGCGGGCGGGAtcgccgggcgggggggggggggcgcggcgcATTCGTGTCGCCGAGCGCGGCAGGCGCGGGCGCGCGGAGCTAATTGCGACTCTAATCCTCTGCCCCGCGGCGCAGCCGAGCCCCGAGCCAGGAGTCGCCGCGCGCTCCCGctcgcgcccgccccgccgcgccggcAACTGGAGCCGGTCGCTGCCCTCGCGTCCGGGCTCGGCCGCCGCGGGGCGCGCGCcacggcccggggcggggggccggccCTGTCGCCGCCATCCAGGAAGGCCGCTGGAGGGAGCGGAGGGGGAGaggcggcgggagggcgggagggcggccGGAGCGCGgcgcgaggcggcggcggcggcggcggcggcggcgaggagggaggaggcgaggcgagggagggcggggaggggaggccccgGCGCGCCGCGCCGCGAGGGGCCGCGCGaagcgggggccggggcgggaggggtgggtggggggagggttggGGGCGAGAGAGAAAGTAACTCCCGGACGAGACCGGAGCGACCCGCGCGGCGAGCACGGCGGCGAGGCTGCGCCCGAGACCggcggctgcggggggcgggggctgcgcccgggcccgggcccgagCCCGATCCGCCGCTCCGGCTCCGAG TGGTGTCGGGGGAAAGGTGCGTTGTCCAGCACAGATGCGTTGGCCGGAGACTGCGCTGGAGGTTCTGGTGGAGGCGTAAAGCCTGGGGCTTCCAATG gttcATGTCAGGGAACTCGCCAGGACACAGAAGGCAGAGCAAAGCCAAGGAGAGTAACCTTACTTAA
- the KCTD15 gene encoding BTB/POZ domain-containing protein KCTD15 isoform X3: MTMIKISFSPAPSRPGAGPGAAWPAGGGRGRGRGRGAGRGARGAGPGAALPGGPRRRPRRAGSPGGGGGARRIRVAERGRRGRAELIATLILCPAAQPSPEPGVAARSRSRPPRRAGNWSRSLPSRPGSAAAGRAPRPGAGGRPCRRHPGRPLEGAEGERRREGGRAAGARREAAAAAAAAARREEARRGRAGRGGPGAPRREGPREAGAGAGGVGGGRVGGERESNSRTRPERPARRARRRGCARDRRLRGAGAAPGPGPEPDPPLRLRAVVSGERCVVQHRCVGRRLRWRFWWRRKAWGFQ, encoded by the exons ATGACAATGATTAAAATCAgcttctcccccgccccctcccggcccggAGCAGGCCCGGGCGCCGCGTGGCcggccggcggggggcgcgggcgggggcgcggccggggcgcggggcgcggggcgcggggcgcggggccgggcgcggcgcTCCCGGGAGGGCCCCGGCGGAGGCCGCGGCGGGCGGGAtcgccgggcgggggggggggggcgcggcgcATTCGTGTCGCCGAGCGCGGCAGGCGCGGGCGCGCGGAGCTAATTGCGACTCTAATCCTCTGCCCCGCGGCGCAGCCGAGCCCCGAGCCAGGAGTCGCCGCGCGCTCCCGctcgcgcccgccccgccgcgccggcAACTGGAGCCGGTCGCTGCCCTCGCGTCCGGGCTCGGCCGCCGCGGGGCGCGCGCcacggcccggggcggggggccggccCTGTCGCCGCCATCCAGGAAGGCCGCTGGAGGGAGCGGAGGGGGAGaggcggcgggagggcgggagggcggccGGAGCGCGgcgcgaggcggcggcggcggcggcggcggcggcgaggagggaggaggcgaggcgagggagggcggggaggggaggccccgGCGCGCCGCGCCGCGAGGGGCCGCGCGaagcgggggccggggcgggaggggtgggtggggggagggttggGGGCGAGAGAGAAAGTAACTCCCGGACGAGACCGGAGCGACCCGCGCGGCGAGCACGGCGGCGAGGCTGCGCCCGAGACCggcggctgcggggggcgggggctgcgcccgggcccgggcccgagCCCGATCCGCCGCTCCGGCTCCGAG CAGTGGTGTCGGGGGAAAGGTGCGTTGTCCAGCACAGATGCGTTGGCCGGAGACTGCGCTGGAGGTTCTGGTGGAGGCGTAAAGCCTGGGGCTTCCAATG A
- the KCTD15 gene encoding BTB/POZ domain-containing protein KCTD15 isoform X1, with product MTMIKISFSPAPSRPGAGPGAAWPAGGGRGRGRGRGAGRGARGAGPGAALPGGPRRRPRRAGSPGGGGGARRIRVAERGRRGRAELIATLILCPAAQPSPEPGVAARSRSRPPRRAGNWSRSLPSRPGSAAAGRAPRPGAGGRPCRRHPGRPLEGAEGERRREGGRAAGARREAAAAAAAAARREEARRGRAGRGGPGAPRREGPREAGAGAGGVGGGRVGGERESNSRTRPERPARRARRRGCARDRRLRGAGAAPGPGPEPDPPLRLRAVVSGERCVVQHRCVGRRLRWRFWWRRKAWGFQWFMSGNSPGHRRQSKAKESNLT from the exons ATGACAATGATTAAAATCAgcttctcccccgccccctcccggcccggAGCAGGCCCGGGCGCCGCGTGGCcggccggcggggggcgcgggcgggggcgcggccggggcgcggggcgcggggcgcggggcgcggggccgggcgcggcgcTCCCGGGAGGGCCCCGGCGGAGGCCGCGGCGGGCGGGAtcgccgggcgggggggggggggcgcggcgcATTCGTGTCGCCGAGCGCGGCAGGCGCGGGCGCGCGGAGCTAATTGCGACTCTAATCCTCTGCCCCGCGGCGCAGCCGAGCCCCGAGCCAGGAGTCGCCGCGCGCTCCCGctcgcgcccgccccgccgcgccggcAACTGGAGCCGGTCGCTGCCCTCGCGTCCGGGCTCGGCCGCCGCGGGGCGCGCGCcacggcccggggcggggggccggccCTGTCGCCGCCATCCAGGAAGGCCGCTGGAGGGAGCGGAGGGGGAGaggcggcgggagggcgggagggcggccGGAGCGCGgcgcgaggcggcggcggcggcggcggcggcggcgaggagggaggaggcgaggcgagggagggcggggaggggaggccccgGCGCGCCGCGCCGCGAGGGGCCGCGCGaagcgggggccggggcgggaggggtgggtggggggagggttggGGGCGAGAGAGAAAGTAACTCCCGGACGAGACCGGAGCGACCCGCGCGGCGAGCACGGCGGCGAGGCTGCGCCCGAGACCggcggctgcggggggcgggggctgcgcccgggcccgggcccgagCCCGATCCGCCGCTCCGGCTCCGAG CAGTGGTGTCGGGGGAAAGGTGCGTTGTCCAGCACAGATGCGTTGGCCGGAGACTGCGCTGGAGGTTCTGGTGGAGGCGTAAAGCCTGGGGCTTCCAATG gttcATGTCAGGGAACTCGCCAGGACACAGAAGGCAGAGCAAAGCCAAGGAGAGTAACCTTACTTAA
- the KCTD15 gene encoding BTB/POZ domain-containing protein KCTD15 isoform X4, producing the protein MPHRKERPSGSSLHAHGSAGTAEGGSMSRLSLTRSPVSPLAAQGIPLPAQLTKSNAPVHIDVGGHMYTSSLATLTKYPDSRISRLFNGTEPIVLDSLKQHYFIDRDGEIFRYVLSFLRTSKLLLPDDFKDFSLLYEEARYYQLQPMVRELERWQQEQEQRRRSRACDCLVVRVTPDLGERIALSGEKALIEEVFPETGDVMCNSVNAGWNQDPTHVIRFPLNGYCRLNSVQVLERLFQRGFSVAASCGGGVDSSQFSEYVLCREERRPQPTPTAVRIKQEPLD; encoded by the exons ATGCCTCACCGCAAGGAGCGGCCGAGCGGGTCCTCGCTTCACGCCCACGGCAGCGCCGGCACCGCG GAGGGAGGAAGCATGTCCCGGTTGTCTCTTACCCGGTCGCCTGTGTCTCCCCTGGCCGCCCAGGGCATCCCACTGCCAGCCCAGCTCACCAAGTCCAATGCGCCCGTGCATATCGATGTGGGTGGCCACATGTACACCAGCAGCCTGGCCACGCTCACCAAGTACCCCGACTCCAG AATAAGCCGCCTCTTCAATGGCACTGAGCCCATCGTCCTGGACAGTCTGAAGCAACATTACTTCATCGACCGGGACGGGGAGATTTTCCGCTATGTCCTGAGCTTCCTGCGGACGTCAAAACTGCTGCTCCCGGATGACTTCAAG GACTTCAGCCTGCTGTACGAGGAGGCCCGCTACTACCAGCTGCAGCCCATGGTGCGGGAGCTGGAGCGctggcagcaggagcaggagcagcgcCGCCGCAGCCGCGCCTGTGACTGCCTGGTGGTGCGGGTCACGCCGGACTTGGGGGAGCGGATTGCGCTCAGCGGCGAGAAGGCCCTCATCGAGGAGGTCTTCCCCGAGACTGGCGACGTCATGTGCAACTCCGTCAACGCCGGCTGGAACCAGGACCCCACGCACGTCATCCGCTTCCCGCTCAACGGCTACTGCAGGCTCAACTCGGTGCAG GTCCTGGAGAGGCTGTTCCAGAGGGGCTTCAGCGTGGCCGCGTCCTGTGGGGGTGGCGTGGACTCCTCCCAGTTCAGCGAGTACGTGCTCTGCCGGGAGGAGCGGCGGCCGCAGCCCACCCCCACCGCGGTCCGGATAAAGCAGGAGCCCTTGGACTAG